A stretch of Pseudoprevotella muciniphila DNA encodes these proteins:
- a CDS encoding restriction endonuclease subunit S gives MKENWIYRKLEESIEKVKYTTKVQSSDYKGKGLYPIISQEDDMISGYWDNGSDVFKVNKPVVIFGDHTRTLKYIDFDFVLGADGVKILQPIDKLNAKFFLYYLKWCKIPSLGYSRHYKLLKEIQIPIPPLPVQERIVSELDLLSGIIEKKKEQLKEYEQLAQAIFYDMFGDPVMNEKGWEIKKLEEVSTLINGRAYKQDELLDEGKYKVLRVGNFFTNSNYYYSDLELEDNKYCDNGDLLFAWSASFGAFIWNGEKVIYHYHIWKVMFDEEQLNKMFYCYLLNTMTNTFMNDVHGIGMVHLTKHGMEQYNLPLPPLHLQQQFAKKIEAIEKQKELIKQSVKETETLFNSRMDYYFG, from the coding sequence ATGAAAGAGAATTGGATATATAGGAAACTTGAAGAAAGCATTGAGAAGGTGAAGTATACGACTAAAGTTCAATCTTCTGACTACAAAGGAAAAGGCCTCTATCCTATCATTTCTCAAGAAGATGATATGATTTCTGGCTATTGGGATAATGGTTCTGATGTATTTAAGGTCAATAAACCTGTGGTGATATTTGGCGACCACACTAGAACATTGAAATATATAGATTTTGATTTTGTTCTTGGGGCAGATGGAGTTAAGATACTACAACCGATAGACAAATTAAATGCCAAGTTTTTCTTATATTATTTGAAATGGTGCAAAATACCAAGTTTAGGATATTCACGCCATTATAAACTCCTTAAAGAAATACAAATCCCCATCCCTCCTCTTCCCGTTCAGGAGCGTATAGTATCTGAACTTGACCTTCTTTCGGGCATCATCGAGAAGAAAAAGGAACAACTCAAAGAATATGAACAACTCGCACAAGCCATATTCTATGATATGTTTGGTGACCCTGTAATGAATGAAAAGGGATGGGAAATTAAGAAATTAGAGGAAGTATCTACTCTTATAAATGGCAGAGCATATAAGCAAGACGAACTATTAGATGAAGGAAAGTATAAGGTTCTAAGAGTTGGCAATTTCTTTACCAATAGCAATTACTATTATTCTGATTTGGAATTAGAAGATAACAAGTATTGCGACAATGGAGATTTGTTATTTGCGTGGTCTGCTTCATTTGGTGCTTTTATTTGGAATGGAGAAAAAGTCATTTATCACTATCATATATGGAAAGTTATGTTTGATGAGGAGCAACTTAACAAAATGTTTTATTGTTATTTGCTAAACACTATGACTAATACCTTTATGAACGATGTTCATGGCATAGGAATGGTTCATTTAACAAAGCATGGTATGGAACAGTATAATTTGCCTCTCCCCCCTCTCCACCTCCAACAGCAATTTGCGAAGAAGATAGAGGCAATAGAGAAGCAAAAGGAACTG
- a CDS encoding nucleoside phosphorylase encodes MKKYFEPSELIINDDNSVFHLHLKPEELADKVILVGDPGRVPTVAAHFEEKECDVENREFHSITGTYNGKRITVLSTGIGCDNIDIVLNELDALANIDFQTREEKDQLRMLDIVRIGTCGGLQETVPEGTFIASVKSIGFDGLLNFYGGRNDVCDLELEDAFIKHMQWTGNQCIQHPYVIDANAELTERVAGDDMVRGITVACGGFFGPQGRELRIPLADPHQNEKIMSFEHKGLKITNFEMESSAVAGLSRLLGHRAMTCCMVIANRVAHRANTGYKNTIDHLIQIVLDRI; translated from the coding sequence ATGAAAAAGTATTTTGAACCCTCAGAGTTGATAATCAACGACGACAATTCAGTATTTCATCTCCATCTGAAGCCGGAAGAACTCGCAGACAAGGTCATCCTCGTAGGCGATCCGGGACGTGTACCTACAGTTGCCGCTCATTTTGAGGAAAAGGAATGTGATGTAGAAAACCGCGAGTTCCATTCCATTACGGGAACATACAACGGCAAGAGGATAACCGTGCTGAGTACGGGTATCGGTTGCGACAACATAGACATAGTACTCAACGAACTCGACGCACTCGCCAATATCGACTTTCAGACACGTGAAGAGAAAGACCAACTGCGTATGCTCGACATCGTGAGAATCGGCACCTGCGGAGGGTTGCAGGAGACTGTTCCCGAAGGCACGTTCATCGCCTCCGTAAAGAGCATCGGTTTCGACGGTTTGCTCAACTTCTACGGCGGAAGAAACGATGTTTGCGACCTTGAACTGGAAGACGCTTTCATCAAGCACATGCAGTGGACTGGTAATCAGTGCATACAGCATCCTTACGTTATTGATGCCAATGCAGAACTGACAGAACGCGTGGCAGGTGATGATATGGTAAGAGGAATCACCGTGGCATGCGGCGGATTTTTCGGACCTCAGGGACGCGAGTTGCGCATTCCTTTGGCAGACCCGCACCAGAACGAAAAAATCATGTCGTTTGAGCACAAAGGGCTGAAAATCACGAATTTTGAGATGGAAAGTAGTGCCGTAGCAGGTCTGTCAAGGCTGTTGGGCCACCGCGCCATGACTTGCTGCATGGTCATAGCCAACAGAGTGGCACACCGCGCCAACACAGGCTATAAGAACACCATAGACCATCTCATACAAATCGTGCTCGACAGGATTTGA
- a CDS encoding uracil-DNA glycosylase family protein — translation MSITEEHIIEEHPFEPFLPKHAKLLMLGSFPPQEKRWKMKFYYPNFNNDMWRIFGLIYFNDASHFIDTEQKLFKETELVFFLNTIGVALYDTAEAVIRLQGNAADKDLEVVRPTDVDALLNKLPLCRAIVTTGQKATDTICQHYGINHLPKMGDYTEFSAEGRAMKLYRLPSSSRAYPMKLEKKAAFYKEMLNEIGL, via the coding sequence ATGTCGATTACGGAAGAACATATCATTGAAGAACATCCATTCGAACCATTCTTGCCGAAGCATGCAAAGTTGCTGATGCTTGGCAGTTTTCCACCGCAGGAAAAACGATGGAAAATGAAATTCTACTATCCCAATTTCAACAACGATATGTGGCGGATTTTCGGCTTGATTTATTTCAACGATGCCAGCCATTTCATTGATACCGAACAAAAACTGTTCAAAGAAACGGAATTGGTGTTTTTTTTGAATACAATCGGCGTAGCATTATACGACACGGCAGAAGCAGTTATACGCTTACAAGGTAATGCCGCTGACAAAGACCTTGAAGTGGTGCGCCCGACGGATGTTGATGCACTTTTGAACAAGTTGCCGCTATGTAGGGCTATTGTTACGACCGGCCAGAAAGCAACCGACACCATTTGTCAGCACTATGGCATAAACCATCTGCCAAAGATGGGCGATTACACCGAATTCAGTGCCGAAGGCAGGGCCATGAAACTTTACAGGTTGCCGAGCAGTAGCAGGGCATACCCCATGAAACTCGAAAAGAAGGCTGCTTTTTACAAAGAAATGCTTAATGAAATAGGATTGTAA
- a CDS encoding DUF4421 domain-containing protein, which yields MSIATIRTVAALIAVFFSCVLTMHGQDVRGDSLVGDKNNQNSVASFSDPKESLTVSDTIPEKIPKKRRKSINEFIEGWQRDFEKTFDDIDETWIEPNFYNYSFMLQNTNVYQSYYIRAGNDNGRKQSIQLNPTAAFRIGPYFGWRWLFLGYTFDVARPQKAGKQTEFTLSLYSSRIGFDFVYVKNNGNYTIGHVSGFDSLKTNVRGVKFNGMRNNTLSFNLYYVFNHKHFSYPAAFSQSTIQRKSCGSWMLGLRYDKQKCTFNHELLPPELRGENDEYLMDELKNTGYDYQNYNISFGYGYNWVCARNLLLAVSVMPSLGYRHTKGQSHNESLQTVTKNMWMDVRNLNVDVVSRLGFVWNTSRWYVGTSVVNHLFNYGKSNYSVTNALTYFNVYAGINFYKKKKYHKNGERRW from the coding sequence ATGTCTATCGCCACTATCAGGACAGTTGCTGCACTGATTGCAGTGTTTTTCTCATGTGTTTTGACAATGCATGGGCAGGATGTACGTGGCGACAGTCTGGTTGGCGATAAAAACAATCAGAACAGCGTCGCATCTTTCTCTGATCCGAAAGAATCATTGACAGTAAGCGACACAATACCCGAAAAAATACCCAAAAAGCGCAGAAAGTCAATCAACGAGTTTATAGAAGGATGGCAAAGAGATTTTGAAAAGACATTCGACGACATCGACGAGACATGGATTGAACCTAATTTCTACAACTATTCGTTCATGCTCCAGAACACGAATGTTTACCAGTCTTACTATATAAGAGCGGGAAACGATAACGGCAGGAAACAGAGCATACAACTCAATCCTACTGCTGCATTCCGCATAGGTCCTTACTTTGGCTGGAGATGGTTGTTCTTGGGTTATACTTTCGACGTAGCAAGACCGCAAAAGGCAGGCAAACAGACAGAATTCACCCTGAGCCTTTACAGTTCAAGGATAGGATTTGATTTTGTATATGTAAAGAACAACGGCAACTACACCATAGGCCATGTCAGTGGGTTTGATTCTCTTAAGACCAATGTAAGGGGCGTGAAATTCAATGGCATGCGCAACAACACACTGAGTTTCAACCTCTACTATGTTTTCAATCATAAACATTTCTCCTACCCCGCTGCATTCAGTCAGAGCACCATACAGCGCAAAAGCTGCGGCTCGTGGATGCTTGGCTTGAGATACGACAAACAGAAGTGTACGTTCAATCATGAATTGCTACCACCTGAACTCAGAGGAGAAAATGACGAGTACCTGATGGATGAGTTGAAGAACACGGGATACGACTACCAAAACTACAACATCAGTTTTGGATATGGCTATAACTGGGTGTGCGCCCGTAATCTGCTTCTGGCTGTATCCGTAATGCCATCGCTCGGATACAGACACACTAAAGGGCAGTCGCATAACGAGTCGCTCCAGACTGTTACTAAGAACATGTGGATGGACGTTCGTAACCTGAATGTAGATGTCGTTTCAAGGTTAGGATTCGTATGGAACACAAGCCGATGGTATGTCGGTACGTCCGTGGTCAACCATCTTTTCAACTATGGCAAATCCAACTATTCAGTAACTAATGCCTTAACCTACTTTAATGTGTATGCCGGTATCAATTTCTACAAGAAAAAGAAATACCATAAGAACGGAGAACGCAGGTGGTAG
- a CDS encoding Gfo/Idh/MocA family protein, whose translation MSEILPKVKWGFIGCGEVTERKSGPAFNEIEGSSVVAVMSRRIEKAKSYAERHNIPRWYDDAQRLIDDPNVNAVYIATPPSTHATFAIMAMKSGKPVYVEKPLAANYEDCMRVCRISEKTNIPCFVAYYRRELPYFQKAKSMVADGMIGNAINVQIRFSVPPRDLDYNRTNLPWRVIPDIAGGGYFYDLAPHQIDLLQEIFGPIVEAEGFKANRGGLYETEDTVSACFKFADGLPGSGSWCFVGHESAKEDSIQIIGDKGSLEFSVFSYKPIIVFTSEGKQEIVVENPRYVQRPLIEKVVRHLQGKAICTCDCISATSANWVMDRILGKF comes from the coding sequence ATGTCTGAAATATTGCCAAAAGTGAAATGGGGCTTCATAGGTTGTGGTGAAGTAACGGAAAGGAAGAGCGGACCGGCTTTCAACGAAATAGAAGGTTCGAGTGTCGTAGCCGTGATGAGTCGCAGGATAGAAAAGGCAAAATCTTATGCGGAGCGACACAACATTCCACGTTGGTATGATGATGCCCAGAGACTCATCGACGATCCTAACGTCAATGCCGTTTACATAGCAACCCCACCATCCACTCATGCCACCTTTGCCATTATGGCGATGAAATCCGGCAAACCAGTTTATGTGGAGAAACCATTGGCTGCAAATTATGAAGACTGTATGCGCGTTTGCAGGATATCGGAGAAGACAAACATACCTTGCTTTGTGGCATACTATCGACGGGAACTACCCTATTTCCAAAAGGCGAAGTCGATGGTGGCAGACGGCATGATTGGCAATGCCATCAATGTACAGATTCGTTTTTCCGTGCCACCGCGCGACCTGGACTATAACCGAACGAACCTTCCATGGCGTGTTATTCCCGACATAGCAGGCGGAGGTTATTTCTACGACCTCGCACCGCACCAGATAGACCTTCTTCAGGAGATATTCGGTCCGATAGTAGAAGCCGAAGGCTTTAAAGCAAATCGTGGCGGGCTTTATGAAACGGAAGATACGGTAAGCGCCTGTTTCAAATTCGCTGACGGACTTCCAGGATCTGGCTCATGGTGCTTTGTAGGGCACGAATCGGCAAAAGAAGATTCTATACAGATAATCGGCGACAAAGGAAGCCTCGAGTTCTCGGTGTTCAGTTACAAGCCTATAATAGTCTTCACGTCTGAAGGTAAACAGGAAATAGTAGTTGAAAATCCACGCTATGTTCAGCGTCCGCTTATAGAAAAAGTTGTCCGACACCTACAAGGCAAAGCCATTTGCACCTGCGACTGCATAAGTGCAACATCGGCAAACTGGGTAATGGACCGCATACTTGGTAAATTCTGA
- a CDS encoding RapZ C-terminal domain-containing protein: MKRLIQLYNDWKGADPKHISPLPKAGSNRKYYRLYDDMGKSTIGVVGTSWDENHSFIYLSRHLSAKGLPAPQILAVSEDENCYIQEDLGHTSLYDLLKNARENGFHYTEEDCAEIEKTVRLLPHIQIENHKDLDYSQCLTPRQFDATSIKFDLNYFKYCFLKPSDLHFDEIALEADFETFSQHLSKTMPQHFLYRDFQARNVMMKDGKPYLIDYQGGRKGPLQYDLVCFLWQASSRYPRQLKERMIDAYLDELGKLIPTDKDIFKKTLKKFVLFRTLQVLGAYGLRGYFEHKQYFLDSIPAAIDNLDECLKEGASAEYPCLYDTLQRLVALEKSQRKETTQKSAEKQPLAKELLAHQTENPLVVRIFSFSYKKGIPEDSSGNGGGYVFDCRSTHNPGRYEPYKSITGLDEPVIKFLEDDGEILDFLKSVYPLADHHVECFMKRGFTNLMFSFGCTGGQHRSVYCAQHLAEHLHDKYGIEIRLCHREQGINSVLPQNHTRVFTNENLENT; encoded by the coding sequence ATGAAACGACTCATTCAACTCTATAATGATTGGAAAGGTGCTGACCCCAAGCACATCTCTCCTCTCCCCAAGGCAGGTAGCAACAGGAAATACTATCGCCTTTATGACGACATGGGGAAATCCACAATTGGTGTTGTGGGGACATCGTGGGATGAAAATCATAGTTTTATCTACCTGAGCCGGCATCTCTCTGCAAAAGGACTGCCCGCCCCTCAGATTTTAGCGGTAAGCGAGGATGAGAATTGCTATATTCAGGAAGATCTGGGACACACGTCATTATACGACCTGCTTAAAAATGCGCGTGAGAACGGTTTTCACTACACTGAAGAAGACTGCGCGGAAATCGAAAAAACCGTGAGACTACTCCCTCACATACAGATAGAAAACCACAAAGACTTAGACTACAGCCAGTGTCTCACGCCACGTCAGTTTGATGCGACATCAATCAAATTCGACCTCAACTATTTCAAATATTGCTTTCTGAAACCCAGCGACCTCCATTTCGACGAAATAGCCTTGGAGGCGGACTTTGAAACTTTTTCACAGCACCTCTCAAAGACAATGCCCCAGCATTTCCTCTATCGTGACTTCCAGGCGCGAAATGTTATGATGAAGGATGGGAAACCTTACCTCATCGACTATCAAGGCGGCAGAAAGGGACCGTTGCAATACGATTTGGTATGTTTCCTATGGCAGGCATCATCACGCTATCCGCGTCAGTTAAAAGAAAGGATGATTGACGCCTACCTTGACGAACTTGGCAAGTTAATTCCCACTGACAAGGATATATTCAAGAAGACACTTAAAAAATTCGTACTTTTCCGCACGCTTCAGGTGCTCGGTGCTTATGGCTTGCGTGGCTATTTTGAGCACAAGCAATACTTCCTCGACAGTATTCCCGCAGCCATCGATAATCTCGATGAGTGTCTGAAAGAAGGCGCTTCGGCAGAATATCCGTGTCTGTACGACACGTTACAGAGATTGGTAGCACTGGAAAAGTCGCAACGTAAGGAAACAACGCAAAAATCTGCGGAGAAGCAACCTCTTGCAAAAGAGTTGCTTGCACATCAGACGGAAAATCCCCTCGTTGTCCGAATTTTCAGTTTCAGTTACAAGAAGGGTATTCCCGAAGATTCCTCGGGCAACGGCGGCGGTTATGTGTTCGACTGTCGCAGTACACATAATCCGGGTAGATACGAGCCATACAAGTCTATTACAGGTCTTGATGAACCAGTCATCAAATTCCTGGAAGACGATGGTGAAATACTCGATTTCTTAAAATCGGTTTATCCTCTCGCAGACCATCACGTAGAGTGCTTTATGAAGCGCGGATTTACGAACCTGATGTTTTCATTCGGATGTACAGGCGGTCAGCACCGCAGTGTGTATTGCGCTCAGCATTTAGCAGAACACCTCCATGATAAGTATGGCATAGAAATACGTCTTTGTCATCGCGAACAAGGTATTAACTCTGTTCTACCTCAAAACCATACAAGAGTTTTTACAAACGAGAATTTAGAAAACACTTAA
- a CDS encoding ABC transporter permease, whose amino-acid sequence MSLIWRLLRQHINIFQLAGFFLANLFGMWVIMLGIQFYKDVVPLFTMDDAFDDNFIVISKHISTVKSLSGSNNAFKKGEIEDIRSQSFCVDAGEFTSSQYKVNATMGLKGSDALSTEMFFEAVPDQFVDNKKADWSYTEGSDSVPVIIPSTYIALYNFGFAQSRGLPKVSNGLVGMIEMKIRIKGDTEEREMKGKVIGFSSRLNTILVPMEFITWSNKTFAPEKTPEPTRLILKVNNPTDDAISLYMNQNGYEVEDNKLDAAKATYFLKIVITLVLFIGLLISALSFYILMLSIYLLVQKNSEKLQNLLLIGYSPSRVSLPYQLLTIGMNAMVLILAILLILPVRGYYMKMIGSLFPEMVKESLLTAIIAGIIIFILVSVFNIIAIRLKINKIWRNKK is encoded by the coding sequence ATGTCCCTAATCTGGCGCTTGCTCAGGCAGCACATCAACATATTTCAGTTGGCAGGCTTCTTCCTTGCCAACCTGTTCGGCATGTGGGTCATCATGCTCGGCATACAGTTTTATAAGGACGTAGTCCCTCTCTTTACAATGGACGATGCTTTCGACGACAATTTCATCGTCATTTCAAAACACATCAGTACCGTAAAATCTCTTTCAGGCAGCAACAACGCCTTCAAAAAAGGAGAAATAGAGGACATTCGGTCTCAGTCCTTCTGTGTTGACGCAGGTGAGTTTACTTCATCGCAGTACAAAGTAAATGCCACTATGGGCCTGAAAGGGTCGGACGCATTGAGCACGGAGATGTTTTTCGAGGCGGTGCCTGACCAGTTTGTTGACAACAAGAAAGCCGACTGGTCATACACTGAAGGCAGCGACAGTGTGCCGGTCATCATTCCGAGTACGTACATTGCGCTCTATAACTTCGGCTTTGCACAAAGCAGAGGTCTCCCTAAAGTATCGAATGGTCTTGTAGGCATGATAGAGATGAAAATACGTATCAAAGGAGATACAGAAGAACGCGAAATGAAAGGCAAGGTGATTGGTTTTAGTAGCCGCCTTAATACGATTCTCGTACCGATGGAGTTCATCACATGGAGCAACAAGACTTTTGCACCTGAAAAAACACCGGAACCTACCCGACTTATTCTGAAAGTAAACAACCCCACCGACGATGCCATTTCACTTTACATGAATCAGAATGGCTATGAGGTTGAGGACAACAAACTCGATGCAGCAAAAGCCACGTATTTCCTGAAAATCGTTATCACGCTTGTACTGTTCATAGGTTTGCTGATAAGCGCCCTGTCTTTTTATATTCTCATGCTTAGCATATATCTGCTTGTGCAGAAGAACAGCGAAAAACTTCAGAATTTGCTATTGATCGGCTATAGCCCATCGCGCGTCAGTCTGCCATACCAGTTGCTGACTATAGGAATGAATGCAATGGTGCTAATACTTGCCATATTACTGATATTGCCCGTGCGTGGTTACTATATGAAGATGATTGGCTCGCTTTTCCCGGAAATGGTGAAAGAAAGTTTACTGACCGCAATTATTGCGGGTATAATAATATTCATATTAGTTTCAGTTTTCAATATTATCGCAATCAGATTGAAAATCAACAAAATCTGGAGGAATAAGAAATAG
- a CDS encoding ATP-binding cassette domain-containing protein, whose product MDKISLHHTLPNVFKDRTDIKSDVWQKDIAFEKGKTYLVEAMSGTGKSSLCSYIIGYRNDYSGKIEFDGEDISSFSVNKWTTLRQTSLSHVFQELRLFPELTAYENIQIKNNLTGFKDESQIKEWFERLGIIEKWNSKVGIMSFGQQQRVAMIRALVQPFDFILADEPISHLDDSNSNIMCDIMLEEAKRQGAGVIITSIGKHVEINYDHVLHL is encoded by the coding sequence ATGGACAAGATTTCATTACACCATACCCTACCCAATGTTTTCAAGGACCGTACAGACATAAAAAGCGATGTATGGCAGAAGGATATTGCGTTTGAGAAAGGCAAGACCTACCTTGTGGAAGCCATGTCGGGCACAGGAAAATCATCACTATGCAGTTACATCATTGGCTATCGGAATGACTATTCGGGCAAGATAGAATTCGACGGCGAAGACATATCTTCATTCAGCGTGAACAAATGGACTACGCTTCGCCAGACATCGCTGAGCCATGTATTCCAGGAACTACGCCTCTTTCCGGAACTTACGGCATACGAAAACATACAGATTAAGAACAACTTGACAGGCTTCAAGGATGAAAGTCAGATCAAGGAATGGTTTGAACGCCTTGGAATAATTGAGAAATGGAACAGCAAGGTGGGAATTATGAGTTTTGGTCAGCAACAGCGCGTAGCAATGATTCGTGCGCTGGTGCAGCCTTTCGATTTTATCCTCGCAGATGAACCCATCAGTCATCTCGACGACAGCAATTCCAACATCATGTGCGACATTATGCTCGAAGAAGCGAAACGTCAAGGAGCAGGTGTGATAATTACAAGCATTGGCAAACACGTTGAAATCAACTACGACCATGTATTGCATCTTTAG
- a CDS encoding DUF4836 family protein: MTKKKKYITVICIVLAAIVAGLLAFLLIRNKDVIDHIPAKSKAVVVITPSNEETGEALQQLMRDIVNLNVEGLDFTEPSYVFITPNEYYGMAIKVDNKDKVAQSFPNQKIEKGDGAQWLWFGDAWQLCWTDDVFLALGPSTIEDQAHIRRTLSIMLDASADEGFGHTDRYKQMMASDGDIRLFSKLEVIPMPYNLPFKMCIPDTCEAEKVLIYANAKNEGGKWLADCNITSEDEDILRIMNTAEKKNTQISTVEPEGVGCNNLLFMAGNAEYGQLSKIINKDNTMQMLFASFNDSTNVKQKIKEMTGGYSFCIENIDENLHAACLLTGKTKEGSPVVIESKKKLSEAAFDGAKISEQAKGLKFYFHLNFLPLQNNKALQEKHPTLVKLFGNIKSITYKATTNRTAKTEVETYQ; encoded by the coding sequence ATGACAAAGAAAAAGAAGTATATAACAGTTATTTGCATTGTCCTTGCAGCAATAGTTGCGGGGCTTCTTGCTTTTTTGTTGATACGCAATAAGGATGTCATCGACCATATACCTGCCAAATCGAAGGCTGTCGTCGTGATAACACCCTCGAATGAAGAAACTGGTGAAGCGCTTCAGCAACTGATGAGAGACATCGTAAATCTCAATGTGGAAGGCCTGGACTTCACAGAGCCATCCTATGTATTTATTACACCGAACGAATACTACGGCATGGCGATTAAGGTGGATAATAAAGACAAAGTGGCACAGTCTTTTCCGAATCAGAAAATAGAAAAAGGTGATGGTGCGCAGTGGCTGTGGTTTGGCGACGCCTGGCAGTTGTGTTGGACTGATGATGTTTTTCTGGCACTTGGTCCGAGCACGATTGAAGATCAGGCACATATCAGGCGGACATTGTCGATAATGCTCGATGCATCGGCAGACGAAGGGTTTGGGCATACTGACCGCTACAAACAGATGATGGCTTCAGATGGAGATATTCGCCTGTTTTCAAAACTTGAAGTCATTCCCATGCCATACAACCTGCCTTTCAAAATGTGTATTCCTGACACCTGTGAAGCAGAAAAAGTGCTGATATATGCAAACGCGAAGAATGAAGGCGGAAAATGGTTGGCAGATTGTAACATCACCAGTGAAGACGAAGATATTCTACGCATAATGAACACTGCAGAAAAAAAGAACACACAAATCTCAACTGTAGAACCCGAAGGCGTGGGCTGTAACAATTTGCTCTTCATGGCTGGAAATGCAGAATACGGGCAACTCTCAAAAATCATCAACAAGGACAATACGATGCAGATGCTCTTTGCGTCTTTCAACGACAGCACGAATGTCAAGCAAAAGATAAAAGAAATGACAGGGGGCTATTCTTTCTGCATAGAAAACATTGATGAAAATCTCCATGCAGCATGTTTGCTCACAGGGAAGACGAAAGAAGGCTCACCTGTTGTCATTGAGTCGAAGAAAAAACTTTCCGAAGCAGCATTTGATGGGGCGAAAATTTCAGAGCAGGCAAAAGGTCTGAAGTTCTATTTTCATCTCAACTTCCTGCCGCTTCAGAACAACAAGGCATTGCAGGAGAAACACCCCACCCTCGTGAAACTTTTTGGCAATATCAAGAGCATTACATACAAAGCCACGACGAACAGAACTGCAAAAACAGAAGTAGAAACATATCAGTAA